The proteins below are encoded in one region of Halocatena salina:
- the cobT gene encoding nicotinate mononucleotide-dependent phosphoribosyltransferase CobT gives MRFVLVGGNTETARIDGISAAGATPEGMAHTPSADLEIVTYGQPVSTRTVPVSPSGCPTPAVVTRAVFELLGFERLAVDSGLACSTSAPTVSIGVGPGQDVRDATPLPSAAEAFETARRLGRQLPDERLMVGETVPGGTTTALGVLTALGERPTVSSSLPENPLALKEAVIEMALDVSELSPGDTAGEPVKTLKCVGDPVLATVAGLAVGATESGTDVTLAGGTQMAAAAALVRHFGIDDALSLATTVFVLEDESAAIEELANDLAVDVTVTDPGFDAHDHPAMNAYVAGEAKEGVGMGGALALADRADATMAAVREQVIAVYDRLLDRGNDR, from the coding sequence ATGAGGTTCGTTCTCGTAGGGGGAAACACGGAGACGGCACGGATCGACGGGATCAGCGCCGCGGGTGCCACGCCGGAGGGGATGGCTCACACGCCGAGCGCGGATCTCGAGATCGTCACGTACGGACAACCGGTGAGTACGCGGACAGTGCCCGTGAGTCCCTCGGGATGTCCAACGCCCGCAGTCGTCACCCGCGCCGTGTTCGAGCTACTCGGATTCGAACGGCTCGCAGTCGATAGCGGTCTCGCGTGCTCCACGAGCGCGCCCACGGTGTCTATCGGCGTGGGACCCGGGCAGGACGTTCGGGACGCCACGCCCCTGCCGAGTGCAGCCGAGGCGTTCGAAACGGCTCGCCGTCTCGGCCGACAGCTACCGGACGAGCGGCTCATGGTCGGTGAAACCGTTCCCGGGGGGACGACCACCGCGTTGGGTGTGCTCACTGCGCTCGGCGAGCGTCCCACAGTGTCCTCGTCGCTGCCGGAAAATCCCCTTGCACTCAAAGAAGCAGTGATCGAGATGGCCCTCGATGTGAGCGAGTTGTCACCCGGCGACACCGCTGGAGAACCGGTGAAAACGCTCAAGTGCGTCGGGGATCCGGTGCTGGCTACAGTAGCGGGGCTCGCCGTGGGGGCCACCGAATCGGGAACGGACGTAACGCTCGCTGGTGGGACACAGATGGCGGCAGCAGCGGCTCTCGTTCGTCATTTTGGGATCGACGACGCGCTTTCGCTTGCCACGACGGTGTTCGTCCTCGAAGACGAGTCGGCAGCAATCGAAGAACTGGCGAACGATCTGGCGGTGGATGTAACGGTTACCGATCCGGGATTCGACGCCCACGATCACCCGGCGATGAACGCCTACGTCGCTGGCGAGGCCAAAGAGGGTGTCGGGATGGGAGGTGCGCTGGCGCTCGCCGATCGAGCTGACGCTACGATGGCGGCCGTGCGCGAGCAAGTCATCGCGGTGTACGATCGGCTCCTCGACCGGGGTAATGACCGATGA
- a CDS encoding cobyrinic acid a,c-diamide synthase: protein MNGVVIAGTRSGVGKTVATLCVIHALETSGTSVQPAKAGPDFIDPSHHERVAGQSSRTLDRWLQGDDGLRRNYHRGEGDLCVIEGVMGLYDGDASSTAMVAEALDLPVVLVVNASAGMESVAATALGFERYASTIHCDIDVTGVIAQRAHGGRHERGIREALPEDLTYYGRIPPREELTIPDRHLGLQMGDEAPLPQEVLESAGKQLRTDALVDVARAPPLPDPAPERPIRDKRIAVARDEAFRFCYPATIERLRARADVCTFAPVAGDDLPDCDGVYLPGGYPELHAEALADSPALEQVAEQAADGLPVFGECGGLIALSETLTTAADETHEMAGVLPTHVRMHDRYQALDHVALQARTDTLTASGGETVRGHEFHYSTADVDSDARFVFDVERGDGIDDGREGLVEYDTLGTYCHVHPESGAFDAFVDRL, encoded by the coding sequence ATGAACGGGGTCGTTATCGCCGGAACGCGCTCCGGTGTCGGGAAGACAGTCGCCACGCTCTGTGTCATCCACGCGCTTGAGACGTCGGGGACGTCGGTCCAACCCGCCAAAGCTGGCCCGGATTTCATCGATCCGAGCCACCACGAACGCGTCGCTGGTCAGAGCTCGCGGACGCTTGACCGATGGCTCCAAGGCGATGATGGACTTCGGCGAAACTACCACCGGGGAGAGGGTGATCTCTGCGTCATCGAGGGTGTGATGGGGCTGTACGACGGGGATGCATCGAGCACCGCGATGGTCGCTGAGGCGCTTGATCTGCCGGTCGTGCTCGTCGTCAACGCGAGCGCCGGCATGGAAAGCGTCGCCGCCACAGCGCTGGGTTTCGAACGGTACGCGTCGACGATACACTGCGATATCGACGTCACCGGTGTGATCGCCCAGCGCGCTCACGGCGGTCGCCACGAGCGCGGGATCCGCGAGGCCCTTCCCGAGGACCTCACCTACTACGGACGAATCCCACCCCGCGAGGAGCTGACCATCCCTGACCGCCACCTCGGGTTACAGATGGGCGACGAAGCCCCGCTCCCTCAGGAGGTGCTCGAAAGCGCCGGAAAACAGCTCCGGACCGACGCGCTCGTGGACGTCGCACGCGCTCCGCCCCTACCCGATCCGGCACCCGAGCGGCCAATCCGGGACAAACGGATCGCCGTTGCTCGGGACGAGGCGTTTCGGTTCTGCTATCCGGCGACGATAGAACGGCTACGTGCGCGCGCCGACGTGTGTACGTTCGCGCCGGTCGCTGGCGATGACCTCCCCGACTGTGACGGCGTCTATCTCCCGGGTGGCTACCCCGAGCTACACGCCGAGGCGCTGGCGGACAGCCCCGCCCTCGAACAGGTGGCTGAACAGGCTGCCGATGGACTCCCGGTGTTCGGGGAGTGTGGCGGGCTGATCGCGCTCTCGGAAACGCTGACCACGGCCGCCGACGAGACCCACGAGATGGCTGGCGTCCTTCCGACCCACGTACGGATGCACGATCGGTATCAAGCGCTCGACCACGTCGCGTTGCAGGCCCGAACCGACACACTCACCGCCAGTGGGGGCGAAACGGTGCGAGGCCACGAGTTCCATTACTCCACTGCCGACGTGGATTCGGACGCCCGATTCGTCTTCGACGTCGAGCGCGGCGACGGCATCGACGACGGACGGGAGGGGTTGGTGGAGTACGACACGCTCGGGACGTACTGTCACGTCCACCCCGAAAGCGGCGCGTTCGACGCGTTCGTCGACCGGTTGTGA
- a CDS encoding MazG nucleotide pyrophosphohydrolase domain-containing protein, whose product MNAQQRRVASFIERYDLHAPPAYRLLDLVSEVGEVAKDANSSTGYGTAPGELTLSEEEIGDVLFALFALADSQGIDADRALETAIGKYEHRLTDAETPSSE is encoded by the coding sequence ATGAACGCCCAACAACGACGGGTAGCGTCGTTCATCGAGCGATACGATCTCCACGCACCGCCAGCGTATCGGCTGTTGGATCTCGTCTCGGAGGTCGGGGAAGTGGCAAAGGATGCCAACAGCTCAACGGGCTATGGAACTGCTCCCGGTGAACTCACGCTCAGCGAAGAAGAGATCGGTGACGTGCTGTTCGCGCTGTTCGCGCTCGCTGACAGCCAAGGAATCGACGCGGATAGAGCATTAGAAACAGCCATAGGAAAGTACGAACACCGGTTGACCGACGCGGAAACGCCGTCTTCGGAGTAG
- a CDS encoding AAA domain-containing protein: MSLVFESAIDAFSIETATLVCPAASAVTPADRGDEAIPVAGVIEHARRHPSLVHPDDEDDVCVPLHEPTSATLSDEYVIYTDHPIHGEIFVYEEDGERAFVQTEAFGATPLARRLRFWHSDYVPETEPAYYSSPLSDTEPPRNPVGDPDEFFDQLLGFVDREREARRTEHRTRLDARSPTEIYEDGGAAIPSLDNPGNGRGQRFTFRLSDAAVASALSTEHASDDADGNGRADRTELPHRFVQQEFGIHEGNEALLSPPNREHSPSAFPLAVTVDTIRNRNVVLTVDWETIDAVNEVDSFLRQQRRGFGLALLLNGVPYDRQADSIRELNEDRTFRGLMTGQVPVTFSDTGAIESTQHDDDLNQEQQLAVEHALLADPLFCIHGPPGTGKTRTLVEIVRRAATAGQRVLVCADSNQAIDNILVGDSTSTDVDDGSLHAHAQHGTEEFTVKRNNARRSTHPAISDWYSSVSGIPDVVVTTASSAARLDGRFDLAVIDEATQATCTTTCIPMVAAEKVVLAGDHKQLPPFSASDSPPDSAFGMSLFEHLYADGGVYEGVGIQLRTQYRMHRDIARFPNRRFYDRSLRQGHAIEPLVTESNGVLGNGASLMGYDIGGSESLRENSLYNEPEAELVTYLVGQLRSLPAVGYDDIGVIAPYTAQVATINSLLATHLPRGTDVTVDTIDSFQGGERDAIVISLVRSNPTGELGFLDRRPDGPRRLNVALTRARRFCGIIGDWSTLTAATDCTDLYRSLHAELADTNRLKSVDPTLLDLSALHHD; this comes from the coding sequence ATGTCGCTCGTCTTCGAATCGGCGATCGATGCGTTCAGCATCGAAACCGCGACGTTAGTTTGCCCGGCGGCATCAGCGGTCACGCCAGCCGACCGGGGTGACGAGGCGATTCCAGTCGCGGGCGTCATCGAGCACGCGAGACGCCATCCATCGCTCGTCCATCCCGATGACGAGGACGATGTCTGTGTGCCGCTCCACGAACCGACGAGCGCCACCCTCTCCGACGAGTACGTTATTTACACCGACCATCCGATACACGGCGAGATATTCGTGTACGAGGAAGACGGTGAACGCGCGTTCGTGCAGACCGAGGCGTTCGGCGCGACACCGTTGGCTCGTCGACTCCGGTTTTGGCACTCGGATTACGTTCCCGAAACCGAGCCAGCGTACTACAGCTCTCCGTTGTCGGACACGGAACCGCCTCGAAACCCGGTTGGGGATCCGGATGAGTTTTTCGACCAGTTGTTGGGGTTCGTCGACCGCGAGCGCGAGGCCCGGCGTACCGAGCATCGCACGCGTCTCGATGCCCGATCGCCGACGGAGATCTACGAGGACGGTGGGGCTGCGATCCCGTCTCTCGACAATCCAGGAAACGGTCGTGGACAGCGATTCACGTTTCGTCTGTCCGATGCTGCTGTCGCTTCGGCGCTTTCTACCGAGCACGCGAGCGACGACGCCGATGGGAACGGTCGAGCGGATCGAACGGAACTCCCCCACCGGTTCGTCCAACAGGAGTTCGGCATCCACGAGGGAAACGAGGCGTTGCTCTCGCCACCGAACCGCGAGCACTCGCCATCGGCGTTTCCCCTCGCTGTCACCGTCGATACGATACGTAACCGAAACGTGGTGCTCACCGTGGATTGGGAGACGATCGACGCCGTCAACGAAGTGGATTCGTTTCTCCGGCAACAACGACGGGGCTTCGGACTCGCCTTGCTGTTGAACGGCGTTCCATACGACCGACAGGCGGACTCGATCCGCGAACTGAACGAGGATCGGACGTTCAGGGGACTCATGACCGGTCAGGTGCCAGTTACGTTCTCGGACACGGGTGCGATAGAAAGCACCCAACACGATGACGATCTCAACCAAGAACAACAGCTCGCAGTCGAGCACGCGCTGTTGGCTGATCCGCTGTTTTGCATCCATGGACCACCGGGAACGGGAAAAACGCGAACGCTAGTGGAGATCGTTCGACGGGCAGCCACCGCCGGACAGAGAGTGTTGGTCTGTGCCGACTCGAATCAAGCGATCGACAACATTCTCGTCGGTGATAGTACCTCTACCGACGTCGACGACGGATCGTTGCACGCACACGCACAACACGGGACCGAGGAGTTCACCGTCAAGCGAAACAACGCCCGTCGATCCACCCATCCGGCTATCAGCGACTGGTATAGTTCCGTGTCGGGGATCCCCGACGTCGTTGTCACGACGGCCAGTAGCGCCGCTCGTCTCGATGGACGGTTCGATCTGGCGGTCATCGACGAGGCGACGCAAGCAACCTGTACCACGACGTGCATACCGATGGTCGCCGCCGAGAAAGTTGTCCTCGCCGGCGATCACAAGCAACTGCCGCCGTTCAGCGCATCTGACTCACCCCCCGATTCGGCGTTCGGGATGTCGCTGTTCGAGCATCTGTACGCTGATGGCGGTGTCTATGAGGGTGTTGGCATCCAACTCCGAACACAGTATCGGATGCACCGTGATATCGCTCGGTTCCCGAATCGACGGTTCTACGACCGAAGCCTCCGTCAAGGACACGCCATCGAGCCGCTGGTCACCGAATCGAACGGCGTGCTCGGGAATGGAGCGAGCCTGATGGGATACGACATCGGTGGCAGCGAGTCTCTCCGTGAGAACTCTCTCTACAACGAACCGGAAGCGGAGTTGGTCACCTACCTCGTCGGTCAACTCCGCTCGCTTCCAGCCGTCGGATACGACGACATCGGCGTGATAGCACCCTACACCGCACAGGTTGCCACCATCAACAGTTTACTCGCCACACATCTTCCTCGGGGAACCGACGTGACTGTCGACACGATCGACTCGTTTCAAGGAGGCGAACGGGACGCGATCGTCATCTCGCTCGTGCGAAGCAACCCCACCGGCGAACTGGGCTTTCTAGACCGCCGTCCGGACGGTCCTCGGCGGCTGAACGTCGCACTCACACGTGCCCGGCGGTTCTGTGGTATCATCGGAGACTGGTCGACGCTGACGGCGGCGACCGACTGCACCGATCTCTACCGGTCGTTACACGCCGAGCTTGCCGACACGAACCGACTGAAGTCCGTTGACCCGACGCTGCTTGATCTCTCCGCACTACATCATGATTGA
- a CDS encoding transcription initiation factor IIB produces the protein MTRTNDRQSERDDSTSVTQSSELECPECGCSTVYRNQERGERCCKRCGLVIEGSLIDTGPEWRAFDASEREKKSRVGAPVTRTLHDKGLTTAISWQDRDGNGRTLSAKRREQMRRLRTWHERARTANNRERNLQFALSEIDRMASALGVPQSIREIASVLYRRALDEDLVRGRSIEGIATATLYAACRQEGVPRSLDELTEVSRVDRSEIARTHRYVARELSLALEPADPRQYIPRFCSALDLSEEIKSRAMEICSTTANEGLLSGKSPTGYAAAAIYSAARLCGAGTTQSDIASVAQVTEVTIRKRYHEQLDAIGCTIEG, from the coding sequence ATGACGCGCACGAACGATCGACAGAGTGAACGGGACGATTCCACGTCGGTGACGCAGTCATCGGAGCTGGAGTGTCCGGAGTGTGGCTGTTCGACCGTTTACCGCAATCAAGAGCGAGGTGAACGATGTTGTAAGCGGTGTGGTCTCGTGATCGAGGGCTCGTTGATCGATACGGGTCCGGAGTGGCGTGCGTTCGATGCCTCCGAACGGGAGAAAAAGTCCCGCGTTGGCGCACCGGTGACGCGGACGCTACACGATAAGGGGCTGACGACAGCCATCAGCTGGCAAGACCGGGATGGCAACGGTCGTACGCTCTCTGCGAAGCGACGAGAGCAGATGCGTCGGCTCCGTACGTGGCACGAGCGCGCTCGCACGGCGAACAACAGAGAGCGGAACCTCCAGTTTGCCCTCTCGGAGATCGATCGCATGGCCAGCGCGCTCGGCGTTCCCCAGTCGATACGTGAGATCGCATCAGTGCTCTACCGACGAGCGCTAGACGAGGATCTCGTCCGTGGGCGGTCAATCGAAGGTATCGCCACCGCTACGCTGTATGCCGCCTGCCGACAGGAGGGCGTCCCCCGCAGCCTCGACGAACTGACGGAGGTATCGCGCGTCGACCGATCGGAGATCGCACGAACACACCGCTACGTCGCCCGGGAACTCTCACTCGCATTGGAACCCGCCGACCCACGCCAGTACATCCCGCGGTTCTGCTCGGCGCTCGATCTCTCTGAGGAGATCAAATCGAGGGCGATGGAGATCTGTAGCACCACGGCAAACGAGGGGCTGTTGTCGGGGAAATCACCCACAGGATACGCAGCGGCAGCCATCTACTCGGCGGCACGTCTCTGTGGCGCTGGAACGACCCAAAGCGACATCGCAAGCGTCGCGCAAGTGACCGAGGTTACGATCCGGAAACGATACCACGAACAACTCGACGCCATCGGTTGCACGATCGAAGGCTGA
- a CDS encoding TIGR00341 family protein, whose protein sequence is MRLVQMAVPPEKHDVVVDLLEDRELNYTIADETSNQGAESIVSVPIETGDVEEFLDSLREVGIEQGGYAIITDVEAILGERESGTERTAQPDTTPPLEPFTSNRISREELQDTVTEMAVITPSYVFFTVVSSIVACTGLLTNSPAVIVGSMVIAPLLGPAVGASVGSIVNDEQLFRTSVLAQGLGLVLAVGSATVFAYLIKFTILSTVDLHTIDEVVSRINPGALSLIVALGSGAVGAFSVSSGASAPLVGVMIAAALIPPAAAVGLSIAYWSPVVLISVTVLLIVNILSINFASLGVLWIRGYRPTHWAEQEIAKRTTMKRIGTLLIGILIVSSFLITTSININQNNQFEEDVDSIAAESDVRILSINTSYELQPFTRTPTAVTVHAETDSNRFADRFRHRIKNRTGADVSVTVVQETVVTSNVTSGTPTPMQRSPDELDPDKYRAGNNTHRYPLPRTISSPPR, encoded by the coding sequence ATGCGTTTGGTTCAGATGGCAGTTCCCCCCGAGAAACACGATGTCGTTGTGGACCTGCTGGAAGATCGGGAACTCAACTACACCATCGCTGATGAAACTTCCAATCAGGGTGCAGAATCGATCGTCTCCGTCCCTATCGAGACCGGTGATGTCGAAGAGTTTCTCGATTCGTTGCGCGAGGTCGGTATCGAGCAGGGGGGGTATGCGATCATCACTGACGTCGAAGCGATCCTCGGCGAGCGGGAGAGTGGAACGGAACGGACAGCACAACCGGACACGACACCGCCGTTGGAACCCTTCACGAGCAACCGGATCTCGCGAGAAGAACTTCAAGATACAGTGACAGAGATGGCGGTGATAACGCCGAGTTACGTGTTTTTCACCGTTGTAAGTTCCATCGTTGCCTGCACTGGACTACTCACCAACAGTCCCGCCGTGATCGTGGGTAGTATGGTCATTGCACCGCTGCTCGGTCCGGCTGTCGGTGCAAGCGTCGGAAGCATCGTCAACGACGAGCAACTGTTCCGAACGAGCGTCCTTGCTCAGGGTCTCGGACTCGTTCTCGCGGTCGGTAGTGCCACGGTCTTTGCGTATCTCATCAAGTTCACGATCCTGTCGACTGTCGATCTTCACACGATAGACGAAGTGGTCTCGCGCATCAACCCCGGTGCGCTGTCTCTCATCGTTGCCCTCGGCTCCGGTGCGGTTGGGGCGTTCTCCGTCAGTTCCGGAGCCAGCGCACCGCTGGTCGGCGTGATGATCGCAGCGGCCCTGATACCACCCGCAGCGGCGGTTGGGCTCTCGATTGCCTACTGGTCCCCGGTCGTGCTTATCAGCGTTACCGTGCTCTTGATCGTCAACATCCTATCGATCAATTTCGCAAGCCTCGGTGTGCTCTGGATTCGAGGATACCGGCCGACTCACTGGGCCGAACAGGAGATCGCGAAACGAACGACCATGAAACGGATCGGGACGTTACTCATCGGGATATTGATCGTTTCCAGCTTCCTCATTACGACATCTATCAATATAAACCAAAACAATCAATTCGAAGAAGACGTGGATTCGATCGCCGCCGAAAGCGATGTTCGCATACTCTCGATCAATACCTCCTATGAGCTACAGCCGTTCACCCGAACTCCGACAGCTGTTACAGTCCACGCCGAAACCGATTCGAATCGATTCGCCGATCGATTCAGACACCGAATCAAAAACAGGACGGGAGCCGATGTCTCCGTCACCGTCGTTCAGGAAACTGTCGTGACATCGAACGTAACGTCTGGGACACCCACCCCGATGCAACGTTCCCCGGATGAACTCGATCCGGACAAATACCGTGCTGGAAACAACACCCATCGATATCCACTGCCTCGGACCATCTCGTCCCCACCTCGTTGA
- a CDS encoding YbhB/YbcL family Raf kinase inhibitor-like protein: MSVLELTSPAFADGAPIPEEYSYTERNVNPPLSIAGVPAESESLALIVDDPDATEPAGKVWDHWIVWNIDPDRTEIPTMWEPTEATEGRNDYGEIGYGGPNPPDKRHTYRFELYALDRSLDLQPGVTKAAVEDAIEGHVIAHATLTGTAAP; the protein is encoded by the coding sequence ATGAGTGTCCTCGAACTCACGAGCCCGGCGTTTGCCGACGGAGCCCCGATTCCAGAAGAGTACAGCTACACGGAACGGAACGTCAATCCACCCCTATCCATCGCTGGCGTTCCAGCCGAAAGCGAATCGCTGGCGCTCATCGTCGACGATCCGGACGCAACGGAGCCAGCGGGAAAGGTCTGGGACCACTGGATAGTATGGAACATCGATCCCGACCGAACCGAAATCCCAACGATGTGGGAGCCGACCGAAGCGACCGAAGGCAGGAACGATTACGGTGAGATCGGCTACGGTGGTCCCAACCCCCCTGACAAACGACACACCTACCGGTTCGAACTCTACGCGCTCGACAGGTCCCTCGATCTTCAGCCCGGGGTGACGAAGGCGGCGGTCGAAGACGCGATAGAGGGACACGTCATAGCACACGCGACGCTCACAGGAACCGCAGCTCCATGA
- a CDS encoding CapA family protein has product MASTLRLGFTGDVMLGRLVDRRQRSRSVDAVWGDLLDELQSLDGLFINLECVLSRMGHPWRRTYRPFHFRADPRWAVPALERAGVDWVSLANNHTLDYEVDALYDTIDRLDRADIAHAGAGRTEATAHAPARLSIDGTEIALLAFTDNTPEYAAGPDSPGVAYVSFDLDDAESRRTLVSTIDDAKKTNPDLLIASLHWGPNMVSEPSSAFQDVGRWLIEQGVTLVHGHSAHVVQGIEIHDGCPILYDTGDFVDDYAVDETLRNDRGFLFELHVQRDGTPDVLRLIPTEIYECAVHTASETATNWSHRRLRERSEPFGTRIERKDDELLISLDRKRNSGTDR; this is encoded by the coding sequence ATGGCTTCGACCCTTCGGCTCGGATTTACGGGCGATGTGATGTTGGGTCGACTGGTCGACCGCCGACAGCGCTCGCGTTCTGTCGACGCCGTATGGGGCGATCTCCTCGATGAGTTGCAGTCGCTCGATGGACTGTTCATCAACCTCGAATGTGTTCTGTCGCGGATGGGACATCCGTGGCGTCGGACATATCGTCCTTTTCACTTCCGAGCAGACCCACGCTGGGCTGTTCCAGCCCTCGAACGAGCAGGTGTCGACTGGGTCTCACTCGCCAACAACCACACCCTAGATTATGAAGTTGACGCGCTGTATGATACGATCGATCGACTCGATCGTGCCGATATCGCCCACGCCGGGGCGGGTCGAACGGAAGCAACAGCCCACGCGCCAGCACGGCTGTCGATCGACGGCACGGAGATCGCTCTTCTCGCGTTCACCGACAACACTCCCGAGTACGCTGCTGGTCCCGATTCGCCCGGTGTCGCGTACGTGTCGTTCGATCTCGACGACGCGGAAAGTCGCCGAACCCTCGTATCGACGATAGACGATGCGAAGAAAACGAATCCGGACCTCCTCATCGCTTCGCTTCACTGGGGTCCCAACATGGTCTCTGAACCGTCGTCGGCGTTTCAGGACGTCGGCCGCTGGCTGATCGAGCAGGGAGTAACGCTCGTTCACGGCCACAGTGCTCACGTCGTTCAGGGGATCGAGATCCACGACGGCTGTCCCATCCTATACGACACCGGCGATTTCGTCGACGACTACGCGGTCGACGAAACGCTTCGGAACGATCGCGGCTTCCTGTTTGAACTCCACGTCCAGCGGGATGGAACGCCCGATGTGTTACGACTCATCCCGACGGAGATCTACGAGTGTGCAGTCCACACCGCATCCGAGACAGCTACAAACTGGAGCCACAGACGACTGCGCGAGCGCTCAGAACCGTTCGGAACACGAATCGAACGGAAAGATGACGAGCTCCTCATCTCGCTCGATAGGAAGCGAAACTCTGGAACCGATCGGTAA